A stretch of DNA from Solenopsis invicta isolate M01_SB chromosome 5, UNIL_Sinv_3.0, whole genome shotgun sequence:
CGATGTCACTAATTTTCGTGCTTTCGTAGCTCGCGATAGCGGAATCTATATTAATCATCTCATCGTCGAGCCAATCGTCCACTAGAGACAGATGAGGAAAATGTGTAGCCAATAACCGAAGAAGCGGCGAGAACAGACTAGCATAGTTCATCTGATCCCGCTGGACCAACTGCAATAGGTACTTGATCGGTAACTCGGACAAAAACTCCGTTGAATAGGACTTGACCTTTCTGCTTTGCGATAGGAAGGTGTGCATGTTGGATAATCTCACGTCTTCGTAAAGCAAAAGATAATACAGCAGCAGCAACTGAGAGGTGAGCGAAGGTTTCGATGTGTCGATGTCCATATTATCGGCATCTATCTGCATGGCGTTAACGGGATTCTGCTTGAAGTCAAAATTCGCTCCAAATACGCTATTCTGAAACACCCGGCAGATCTCATTCTCGGTGATGGGCTTGTTCGTGTGCTCGGACGTTTTGTTGTTTGTCATCAGGATAGAGTTGACGTAGACCTCCACCAAGGCTGGCAGAACCGGATGCAGCGGTGGCACGCTGGCACAGATCTGTCGATATATCCAGTTCTTGATGGGTACCCGGTGCTTCGCGAATGCTCGTGATTTAAGCAACTGATGGATGCAGTGCACCGGTAGAAAGCCGGGAATATTAGCGTTCAGATTCGCCGTGACCGGTACTTTGACCGCGTGCGCCGTGACTACCTGTTCCGTGAAAATCTCCTGCATGAAGATCTGCTTGATCCGCGTGAGATTGTTAGGTCTGATGGGTATCTTCATGCCGAGTGTGGCGCAAACCAGCTCACAGATCGCTGACAGCTGATTGCTGTGAAAGTGTATCGCCATCAGCAGTAGCATCTCACCAAAACTGGCCGTGACGCCGCTCGCACTCTCAAAGTAAGCCTCCTCGCGTACCAACCATTGCACCCATTCAATACTGCGCTTCTCTAGATTGTGATGCCCGATCAGAGAGGGGCACGCGATCAGCATGCATAAGCCAAGAGACACGAAGCGTACGCCGGCCGGAGATGGTGGTGGATGCGACGTCAGGAGCTGTACGATCATCGTCACTTCGTCATCTTGAAATTTAATGCCACCGATGCCTCGCAGAGCGCAATAGAGCCTGAGCAACGCGCTCGCCTGAACAACCTGCGACTCTGCCAGCTGACCATCCGTGCTCTGTGACGCAATCGTCTGCAGCCTTTTGAGCAGTTCCTCCCGCAGTGACTGCAAAGCCGTCTGTGATTCCCACTTACGCTTCTGTCCATTCCTTATGAACATCGCGATCCACGAGCGCACTTGTTGATCGCTACCGAGCAGCAAGCCAGAGACAAAGGCAACCACGTCACTCTCCGGCTGTGAACTGTTTGCGTTCTCATGCTCCAAGCTCAGAGCAATGGCCAGCGCGGGCATCCGACACAATTCCACGCACTTGGCCCTAATCGCTAGCGCTTGGCTCGGATTCATCTGGCAGAGCATCGTGATTGCCTGTGTTCTGATCCTGCCTAATGCGGACTCTTCTTGCCGTTCCCCGTTGGCGATCAAATGAGTGCATACCTCCAAGAAGCTGTCTGGGCTGTTGGCGACAATCCAACAGATGATGTTGGGGCCATGCTTGACATGCAACAGAGTCTCTGCAATGTCCAGGATAGAGAGCAACGTTGGTAATTCAGCGAGAGCAATACATATCACATAGCTTATTTCTTCCATGTAGACAGCATTGTCAAACAGGTCTGACTGTCTGATCTGGAACTCCTGATTCTTCTGCAGTTCCTGTATCTGTGTCGCTATAAGCAGGATCTCTCTGAGCACCAATCTGATCCTGTGAATGGACTCGCTGCGTTCAAATTCCAGCGCCAAGCCACTCTGCACAGACTGGGCCAACACACTGTCCCGTTGGCTGCCAGGTTTTtgtctaagaaaaaaatagataaagttGTGAGTgagttaatatttctttttaattaaaataagttacagttaatgattaatataatttcattacattaaattaattaaaggaaCAAAGAGTAACTCAattaaaattgctttaaaattgaatcatcctaaaagttaattttaaaaagtatcacTTATCTCAAAGTTGAgtgtttaaaaagttaaaagttaaataataaaattaaaaagagagttaatttaacttttaatttacattgttaattctaaataagttaatttttaacttcaactggttattttcaaataaagcaAATAAACTAAAGCAGATAAATCCTTTAAACaaacatttctattattattatttattttaattatttgtttcagCACTGAATGCACAGGTGTGCAATCCTAACCTTAACTGCTGCTCTTGCCGGACGTCAGTCTCGAGGGCGTGGAAATCGATCGACAATAAGGCGATAATAGAATTGACGGACTCGATGCCGGATAATATTGTTAGAACTTGTTTTCTACCCTCCACGCACTCCTTCGTTATATCCAACGGCGAGATGAGGCTCATCCTAACTAAACATGGTAGAATCGGCCTGATCTCCTTATGCGAGCACAATGACAGTTCTTGGATATCGACATTCTGTATTGCTGAGAATACTCGCGGCGACACGCATGTGTTCTCATACATCTTGCTTCTAAATCCTTTTTAATTCTCTCGAAGATTGGACGCAAATGGCAAGAGATCATGCCGACGCCAGTACTGGTACTGGCCAGTACTATGGtataaatagcaataaatggTTATGCTTAAGCGAGAAGTAAATTTAGATAAAGCTGGTAGATGGCGCATCGTAGGAAAATCGCAGTATGAGAGTatgatgattatttatattttttaaattatatttctatattacacaatttatattttatatttttatattatatatttacaaaatataattttttttagtaaatagtCAAAATGTCTGCTCAAAATGCTTTCATAAATAACTATTACACAATCGCTATTTCAGATTGCCGCTTAATGTGACGTAGGCTGTCATAAATTTCTGATTGGCGCTTTCGGAAATACGCGCAAGACTCTTGTGGTTGAAGAAGCGCGGTCAGTCCTGGATGTGAGCCTAGCAAAGATTTCTCTTtttccgtaaacaaaaaaaaaaataaaaaagccgATATGTGAAAGAGCCGAATCGCCGCCTCTCCGTCCACTCCTTCAGGACTGGACGGATGGCCTTGAAGTGTTACATAAAATTGGACGAGCTGAATCTCCTTCTTGTCCTTGTGGATTTGAAACCCAAAacgtaaatcatattttttggGCTTGCCCTTTAATACTTTCAGAAAGTAATAAGTTGAAACGTAATCTCATAAGATTCGGACTTCAGCTCCCCTATTCTATCGAATATGTCCTTAATAacttaaattacaatattgccAGGATTATCTCTAAACTTCTATTAGTAGATTTAAAAAGCTATAATACTTCgctttaaagatatatttagaTTGATTAAGGACTTGAGTCAAGACTGAGGAAGAGAGAATTAATCTCAAT
This window harbors:
- the LOC105208037 gene encoding integrator complex subunit 2: MYENTCVSPRVFSAIQNVDIQELSLCSHKEIRPILPCLVRMSLISPLDITKECVEGRKQVLTILSGIESVNSIIALLSIDFHALETDVRQEQQLRQKPGSQRDSVLAQSVQSGLALEFERSESIHRIRLVLREILLIATQIQELQKNQEFQIRQSDLFDNAVYMEEISYVICIALAELPTLLSILDIAETLLHVKHGPNIICWIVANSPDSFLEVCTHLIANGERQEESALGRIRTQAITMLCQMNPSQALAIRAKCVELCRMPALAIALSLEHENANSSQPESDVVAFVSGLLLGSDQQVRSWIAMFIRNGQKRKWESQTALQSLREELLKRLQTIASQSTDGQLAESQVVQASALLRLYCALRGIGGIKFQDDEVTMIVQLLTSHPPPSPAGVRFVSLGLCMLIACPSLIGHHNLEKRSIEWVQWLVREEAYFESASGVTASFGEMLLLMAIHFHSNQLSAICELVCATLGMKIPIRPNNLTRIKQIFMQEIFTEQVVTAHAVKVPVTANLNANIPGFLPVHCIHQLLKSRAFAKHRVPIKNWIYRQICASVPPLHPVLPALVEVYVNSILMTNNKTSEHTNKPITENEICRVFQNSVFGANFDFKQNPVNAMQIDADNMDIDTSKPSLTSQLLLLYYLLLYEDVRLSNMHTFLSQSRKVKSYSTEFLSELPIKYLLQLVQRDQMNYASLFSPLLRLLATHFPHLSLVDDWLDDEMINIDSAIASYESTKISDIAIVEAFSHVKTCPSRTGRLLRQLMALKPTEIWPHAELIIHYFKDVLDEQVPRYIQELYKQVWLRLNTVLPRCLWVLSINALLIENSIVKNVFLTQDNIVLDPLQVLRCDTRVFRCAPILSVILRILQATLAASRSQLSRHMQDKPLTEKIGQLTSETEREDLRIALVMGQESAAVQILLEACLETEEDKKTPGQMWSLREIRSVVCSYLHQVFIADPSLAKLVHFQGYPRELLPITVSGIPSMHICLDWIPELLSQPESEKQVFAVDLASHLAIQYALPKALSVSRLAINTLITLLGVLSAEDRVILFMPVLSSLTRICLAFPPLAEDITGLLLQLGRVSTAQAALGDKAADLLCQEVNATFCTLLQKAILQSRVY